A window of Tripterygium wilfordii isolate XIE 37 chromosome 7, ASM1340144v1, whole genome shotgun sequence contains these coding sequences:
- the LOC120001431 gene encoding kinesin-like protein KIN-5D, with translation MDSSQIQQRRGGLVSLSPSHTPRSSDKSVRDLRLGDSNSSSKHDRDKGVNVQVIVRCRPLSEDEARVHTPVVITCNDSRREVNAVQNIANKQIDRTFLFDKVFGPASQQKDLYDHAVSPIVNEVLEGYNCTIFAYGQTGTGKTYTMEGGARKKNGEFPSDAGVIPRAVKQIFDILEAQNAEYSMKVSFLELYNEEITDLLAPEEVSKFIDDKSKKPIALMEDGKGGVFVRGLEEEIVCTANEIYKILERGSAKRRTAETLLNKQSSRSHSIFSITIHNKEFTPEGEEMIKCGKLNLVDLAGSENISRSGAREGRAREAGEINKSLLTLGRVINALVEHSGHVPYRDSKLTRLLRDSLGGKTKTCIIATVSPSIHCLEETLSTLDYANRAKNIKNKPEVNQKMMKSAMMKDLYSEIDRLKQEVYAAREKNGIYIPRDRYLAEEAEKKAMSEKIERMELESESKDKKLLEIQELYNSQLLLTAERTEKLEKTEKKLEGTENSLFDLEEKHRQANTTIKEKEFLISNLLKSEKVLMERAFELRAELENATSDVSSLFAKIERRDKIEEENKVLVQRFQSQLTQQLEILHKTVAASVIQQEQQLKAMEEDMQSFVSTKAEATEELQGKIGKLKTMYGSGIKALDVMTSKLDENSQATFGDLNSEVAKHSQALENLFKGIASEADALLNDLQSSLYKQERKLNTYAQQQREAHSRAVETARSVSKITVNFFKTLEMHVSNLSQIVEDSQIVNNQKLSELEKKFEECAANEERQLLDKVAELLASSNGRKKQLVQMAVHDLRESATSRSNKLQEEMSTMQQSTSSVKDEWTVHMEKTENHYLEDTSGVESRKRDMEEVLQNCLKKAKMGLQQWRDAQESLLTVEKRYVSSVDSIFSGGMEKNQGLRAQFSSAVSTALEDVDHANKNVLTSIDYSLQLDRDACGNLDAMVGPCCEDLRELKSGHYHKIVEITENAGKCLQDEYMVDQQSCSTPRKRSFNLPSISSIEELRTPAFEELLKSFWDAKSAKLSNGDAKHIVGAYEAAQSLRDSRVPLTAIN, from the exons ATGGATTCTTCACAGATACAGCAGAGAAGAGGAGGCTTGGTCTCACTATCGCCATCGCATACTCCACGCTCCAGTGACAAATCAGTGCGAGATCTGCGATTGGGAGACTCAAATTCAAGCAGCAAGCATGACAGAGACAAGGGCGTTAATGTGCAGGTTATTGTGCGTTGCAG GCCATTGAGTGAGGATGAGGCAAGGGTGCATACACCTGTGGTGATCACATGTAATGATAGTAGAAGAGAGGTTAATGCTGTTCAGAACATTGCAAATAAGCAGATTGATAGAACCTTTCTATTTGATAAG gTATTTGGACCAGCATCCCAACAAAAGGACTTGTATGATCATGCTGTGTCTCCAATTGTCAATGAAGTACTGGAGGGCTACAATTGCACCATCTTTGCATATGGTCAAACAGGAACAGGGAAGACGTACACAATGGAAGGAGGGGCTAGAAAAAAG AATGGAGAATTTCCAAGCGATGCTGGTGTTATCCCAAGAGCTGTTAAacaaatttttgatatattagaAGCTCAGAATGCTGAGTATAGCATGAAAGTATCTTTTTTGGAGCTTTACAATGAGGAGATAACTGATCTCTTGGCTCCAGAAGAAGTTTCAAAGTTCATTGATGACAAATCAAAGAAACCTATAGCTCTCATGGAAGATGGAAAAGGGGGTGTTTTTGTTAGAGGCTTGGAAGAAGAGATAGTTTGTACTGcaaatgaaatttataaaatattagagAGAGGTTCAGCAAAAAGGCGAACAGCAGAGACTCTTCTTAACAAACAAAGCAGCCGTTCTCACTCAATATTTTCTATCACAATCCACAATAAGGAGTTTACTCCGGAGGGGGAAGAGATGATTAAGTGTGGAAAGCTAAATCTTGTTGACCTTGCTGGTTCTGAGAATATTTCACGTTCTGGTGCCCGAGAG GGCAGAGCAAGGGAAGCTGGGGAGATCAACAAAAGCTTGCTGACACTCGGTCGTGTCATTAATGCTCTCGTTGAGCACTCCGGCCATGTTCCATATAG GGATAGCAAACTAACAAGGTTATTGAGGGACTCATTGGGagggaaaacaaaaacatgcaTAATTGCCACTGTATCGCCCTCCATCCACTGTTTGGAAGAAACATTAAGCACTCTTGATTATGCTAACCGTGCCAAGAACATCAAAAACAAACCAGAG GTCAATCAGAAGATGATGAAGTCTGCAATGATGAAGGATTTGTATTCTGAAATTGACCGGCTGAAGCAAG AGGTATATGCTGCGAGGGAGAAGAATGGGATTTACATACCACGAGATCGTTATCTTGCTGAAGAAGCTGAGAAAAAG GCAATGTCTGAAAAAATAGAACGCATGGAACTTGAATCAGAATCCAAGGACAAG AAACTGTTGGAGATTCAGGAGCTCTACAATTCCCAGCTACTTTTGACAGCAGAACGAACTGAGAAACTTGAGAAGACTGAG AAAAAGCTCGAGGGAACTGAAAATTCATTATTTGATCTCGAAGAAAAGCATAGACAGGCTAACACAACAATTAAAGAGAAGGAATTTCTGATTTCTAATCTCCTTAAATCCG AGAAGGTGCTCATGGAACGTGCATTTGAGCTTCGAGCAGAGCTAGAAAATGCAACATCAGATGTTTCTAGTTTATTTGCCAAAATTG AGAGAAGGgataaaattgaagaagaaaacaaagtacTTGTGCAGAGATTCCAATCACAATTAACACAGCAGCTTGAAATCTTGCATAAGACTGTGGCAGCTTCTGTGATTCAACAAGAGCAGCAACTGAAAGCTATGGAAGAAGATATGCAATCCTTTGTATCAACCAAAGCAGAG GCCACTGAAGAACTTCAAGGAAAGATAGGAAAGTTGAAAACCATGTATGGTTCTGGTATCAAAGCTTTGGATGTCATGACTAGTAAGCTTGATGAAAATTCCCAAGCTACTTTTGGCGACTTGAACTCTGAAGTAGCCAAGCATTCGCAAGCCCTCGAGAAT CTCTTTAAAGGAATTGCTTCAGAAGCTGATGCACTACTTAATGATCTTCAAAGTAGTCTATACAAGCAGGAGAGAAAGCTTAATACATATGCACAACAACAGCGTGAG GCACATTCCAGAGCGGTGGAAACTGCACGATCTGTTTCTAAAATTACTGTGAACTTCTTCAAAACTCTAGAAATGCATGTGTCCAACCTATCCCAAATTGTGGAAGATTCACAGATTGTCAATAACCAGAAATTGTCTGAACTAGAAAAGAAGTTTGAG GAGTGTGCTGCTAATGAGGAAAGGCAACTGTTAGATAAAGTGGCAGAGCTGCTTGCAAGTTCAAATGGAAGGAAGAAACAACTG GTCCAAATGGCAGTGCATGATCTCCGGGAGAGTGCAACCAGCAGAAGTAATAAACTGCAAGAAGAAATGTCAACCATGCAGCAATCCACTTCTTCTGTCAAAGATGAATGGACAGTTCACATGGAAAAGACAGAAAACCACTATCTTGAGGATACTTCTGGTGTGGAAAGTAGAAAGAGAGACATGGAGGAGGTTCTTCAAAATTG CTTGAAGAAGGCGAAAATGGGTCTGCAACAATGGAGGGATGCTCAAGAATCCTTGTTGACTGTAGAAAAAAGATATGTTTCTTCTGTGGATTCCATTTTTAG TGGAGGGATGGAAAAGAACCAGGGACTGCGTGCACAGTTTTCTTCTGCAGTCTCAACAGCTCTTGAAGATGTAGATCATGCGAACAAAAATGTCCTTACATCCATTGACT ATTCATTGCAACTTGACCGTGATGCATGTGGGAATCTTGATGCCATGGTTGGACCTTGTTGTGAAGATTTGAGGGAATTGAAGAGTGGCCATTATCACAAGATCGTAGAAATTACAGAAAATGCTGGAAAATGTCTTCAAGATGAGTACATG GTGGACCAGCAGTCTTGTTCCACACCACGAAAAAGATCATTCAATTTACCAAGCATCTCATCAATTGAGGAACTCAGAACTCCTGCTTTTGAGGAGCTGTTGAAATCGTTTTGGGATGCAAAATCTGCAAAGCTTTCAAACGGCGATGCAAAGCATATTGTTGGTGCATATGAGGCCGCTCAGTCCTTGAGGGATTCCAGAGTTCCTCTCACTGCTATTAATTGA
- the LOC120003037 gene encoding chitinase 2-like: MEASTELFIVLAIVFQAFFLSHTPADGKVFTDLTLFREYIGAEFKNVRFDDVPINPKVDEFHFILSFAIDVATGKSASPTNGIFNVFWDTDNLSPSEVVAIKGNNSNVRVAVSLGGDSSENGGHVKFTATSIDSWVSNAVSSLTKIIKQFNLDGIDIDYEHFDSDPDTFAECIGQLISKLKNDSVISFASIAPFSSDKDVEDHYLALWRKFCPELIDFVNFQFYAEDISRVTQFVHRFEEQTRNFRGGKVLASFITDGTRGGLSPADGFFMACERLKRRKLFSGIFVWSADDSKAKRFKYENFAQKFLVGDTQELVQAGFL; this comes from the coding sequence ATGGAAGCCAGTACTGAGCTTTTCATCGTTCTtgcaattgtttttcaagctttTTTCCTATCACATACTCCAGCAGATGGAAAAGTTTTTACGGACTTGACCCTATTCAGAGAATACATAGGAGCAGAGTTCAAAAACGTCAGATTTGATGACGTTCCAATCAACCCAAAAGTCGACGAATTCCACTTCATTCTCTCTTTTGCCATTGATGTTGCCACCGGAAAGTCTGCATCGCCGACGAACGGAATATTCAACGTGTTCTGGGACACCGACAATCTCAGCCCCTCCGAAGTCGTGGCAATCAAAGGTAACAATTCAAATGTCCGAGTGGCCGTGAGCCTAGGCGGAGACAGTTCAGAAAATGGCGGCCATGTTAAATTCACTGCAACCTCCATTGATTCCTGGGTATCCAATGCAGTTTCCTCGCTCACAAAAATAATCAAACAATTCAATCTGGACGGAATCGACATCGATTACGAACACTTCGACTCTGATCCCGACACATTCGCTGAGTGCATTGGACAGTTAATTTCAAAACTCAAGAACGACTCTGTAATCTCATTTGCTTCTATTGCTCCATTCAGTAGTGACAAGGATGTTGAAGATCATTACTTAGCTTTGTGGAGGAAATTCTGTCCGGAACTCATCGATTTTGTTAATTTCCAATTTTACGCCGAAGACATTTCCAGAGTGACTCAGTTTGTGCATCGCTTTGAGGAACAAACCAGAAATTTCAGAGGCGGTAAGGTCTTGGCGAGCTTTATCACTGACGGTACACGTGGTGGTTTGTCACCGGCTGATGGATTCTTTATGGCCTGCGAGAGACTTAAACGGCGTAAACTATTTAGCGGCATCTTCGTTTGGTCGGCCGATGACTCCAAGGCTAAACGTTTCAAATATGAGAATTTTGCACAGAAATTCTTAGTTGGGGATACACAAGAACTGGTCCAAGCTGGGTTCCTCTAA
- the LOC120002015 gene encoding F-box protein At1g11270-like, with product MDWDELQLEENMRRSHSLPHDVVLDILLRLPVKSLKRFKCVCKSWCSNFEETDFIRKHHLSNAARGTNLCTLVKSVPIFDDRFGTNVILSPGETWQPRIVVNFSLLSNETIRVRETINIPSVDFPACMSMVDECEGLILLRGCCAYDNPDPVLLLNPATQELKTLPQSSVEHPLNKEISGYCGFGL from the exons ATGGATTGGGACGAATTG CAATTGGAGGAGAACATGAGGAGGAGCCACTCCCTTCCCCATGACGTGGTGTTGGATATCCTCTTGCGGCTTCCGGTGAAAAGTCTGAAGAGATTTAAGTGTGTATGCAAATCGTGGTGCTCTAATTTCGAAGAAACTGATTTTATAAGAAAGCACCACCTCAGCAACGCCGCTAGAGGTACAAATCTTTGTACCCTTGTTAAGAGTGTTCCTATCTTCGATGATCGATTTGGTACTAATGTCATTTTATCTCCTGGAGAAACATGGCAGCCTCGTATTGTTGTTAATTTTTCCCTATTGTCTAATGAAACTATACGAGTAAGAGAAACAATCAATATACCATCTGTAGATTTTCCGGCTTGTATGTCGATGGTCGATGAATGTGAAGGCTTGATTCTTTTGCGTGGTTGTTGTGCATACGATAATCCTGACCCGGTTTTGCTTTTGAATCCTGCAACACAAGAACTCAAAACCCTCCCTCAGTCGTCTGTTGAGCATCCTCTCAACAAGGAGATTTCCGGTTATTGCGGGTTTGGGTTATGA
- the LOC120001227 gene encoding mitogen-activated protein kinase 13-like, whose amino-acid sequence MENESLSLTGGIPIYGGKYVQYNIVGNLFDVSSKYAPPVQPVGRGAYGIVCCARNSETNEGVAIKKIVNAFDNRIDAKRTLREIKLLCHMDHDNVVKIRDIIPPPDRERFDDVYIVYELMDTDLHQIIRSSQVLTDDHCQYFLYQLLRGLKYIHSANVLHRDLKPGNLLLNANCDLKICDFGLARTTSETDFMTEYVVTRWYRAPELLLNCSEYTAAIDIWSVGCIFMEIIRRETLFPGKDYIQQLALITELLGSPDDSDLGFLRSDNARKYVKQLPHFPKEPFALKFPNVSPLALDLAEKMLVFDPSKRITVEEALNHPYVSGLHEINEEPTCPSPFIFDFEQASLNEDDIRELIWRESLNFNHGDMLE is encoded by the exons ATGGAGAATGAATCTCTGTCTCTCACCGGAGGAATTCCTATATACGGAGGGAAATATGTGCAGTACAACATAGTCGGAAACCTTTTCGACGTCTCCTCCAAATACGCTCCTCCTGTACAACCCGTCGGCCGCGGCGCATACGGCATCGTTTG CTGTGCGAGGAATTCTGAAACAAATGAAGGTGTGGCGATCAAGAAGATTGTGAATGCCTTTGACAACAGAATCGACGCCAAGAGAACACTCAGAGAAATCAAGCTCCTTTGTCACATGGATCATGACAAT GTAGTCAAAATTAGAGACATAATACCGCCCCCCGATAGGGAAAGATTCGATGATGTTTACATAGTGTACGAACTGATGGATACTGATCTGCATCAGATTATAAGATCAAGCCAGGTCCTGACAGATGATCACTGCCag TATTTCCTATACCAGTTATTGAGAGGACTGAAATACATTCACTCAGCAAATGTTTTACACCGGGATCTGAAACCGGGCAATTTGCTTCTCAATGCAAATTGTGATCTAAAGATTTGTGACTTTGGGCTTGCAAGAACCACCTCGGAGACAGATTTCATGACTGAATATGTTGTGACCCGATGGTATAGAGCCCCTGAGTTGTTGCTTAACTGCTCCGAGTATACTGCAGCGATTGATATTTGGTCAGTAGGTTGCATTTTTATGGAGATCATCAGAAGGGAAACCCTTTTTCCTGGTAAAGACTATATTCAACAATTGGCACTCATAACTGAG CTATTGGGTTCGCCCGATGATTCAGATCTTGGATTCCTTAGAAGCGATAATGCTCGAAAGTATGTTAAACAGCTTCCACATTTCCCAAAGGAACCATTTGCTCTGAAGTTCCCTAATGTGTCACCGCTGGCACTTGATCTTGCAGAGAAGATGCTAGTTTTTGATCCAAGCAAACGCATAACTG TTGAGGAAGCATTGAATCACCCTTATGTGTCAGGCCTTCATGAGATAAATGAGGAGCCCACTTGTCCATCGCCTTTCATCTTTGATTTTGAACAGGCTTCCTTAAATGAAGATGACATTAGGGAGCTCATATGGAGGGAGTCTCTGAACTTCAACCATGGTGACATGCTTGAGTAG